One window of the Streptococcus parasanguinis ATCC 15912 genome contains the following:
- the rnpM gene encoding RNase P modulator RnpM, which translates to MVKTRKIPLRKSVVSNEIIDKRDLLRIVKNKEGQVFIDPTGKANGRGAYIKLDNEEAALAKKKKVFNRSFNMEVEEAFYDELIAYVDHKVKRRELGLE; encoded by the coding sequence ATGGTAAAAACAAGAAAAATCCCTTTAAGAAAATCTGTCGTTTCAAATGAAATTATTGATAAGCGCGATTTGCTCCGCATTGTCAAAAATAAAGAAGGACAAGTCTTTATCGATCCAACTGGCAAAGCCAATGGTCGAGGTGCTTACATCAAGTTAGACAATGAAGAAGCGGCACTTGCTAAGAAAAAGAAAGTTTTTAATCGTAGCTTTAATATGGAAGTGGAAGAAGCTTTCTATGATGAATTGATCGCTTATGTAGATCATAAGGTGAAGAGAAGAGAGTTAGGCCTTGAATAA
- a CDS encoding YlxQ-related RNA-binding protein produces MNKQKISNLLGLAQRAGKLISGEELVIKAIQEEKAKLVFLANDAASNLTKKVTDKGHYYEVQVSTVFSTLELSTAIGRARKVVAVVDAGFSKKMRSLME; encoded by the coding sequence TTGAATAAGCAAAAGATAAGTAATCTGTTAGGCTTGGCGCAAAGAGCAGGAAAACTCATTTCTGGAGAAGAACTCGTGATCAAAGCCATCCAGGAAGAAAAAGCAAAATTAGTTTTTCTGGCAAATGATGCAGCTAGTAACCTGACAAAAAAGGTGACAGATAAGGGTCACTATTATGAGGTTCAAGTATCTACCGTGTTTTCAACACTAGAATTAAGCACTGCAATTGGACGTGCTCGTAAGGTCGTCGCTGTTGTAGATGCTGGATTTTCAAAGAAAATGAGGTCTCTTATGGAATAG
- the rbfA gene encoding 30S ribosome-binding factor RbfA, which produces MASHFRTDRVGMEIKREVNEILQKKVRDPRVQGVTITDVQMLGDLSMAKVYYSIMSDLASDNQKAQTGLEKATGTIKRELGRNLKLYKIPDLTFVKDESIEYGNKIDAMLRNLNKD; this is translated from the coding sequence ATGGCAAGTCATTTTCGGACAGATCGAGTAGGGATGGAAATCAAGCGCGAAGTCAACGAAATTTTGCAAAAGAAAGTTCGTGATCCGCGTGTTCAAGGCGTGACCATCACGGATGTTCAAATGCTAGGCGATTTGTCTATGGCAAAGGTCTATTATTCGATTATGAGTGACCTGGCTTCTGACAATCAAAAAGCTCAAACAGGGCTTGAAAAAGCAACAGGAACCATCAAACGTGAATTAGGGCGGAATCTAAAATTGTATAAGATTCCGGATCTCACTTTTGTGAAAGATGAATCCATCGAGTATGGAAATAAAATTGATGCCATGTTGCGCAATTTGAATAAAGACTAG